One window of the Anoplolepis gracilipes chromosome 9, ASM4749672v1, whole genome shotgun sequence genome contains the following:
- the Hnf4 gene encoding hepatocyte nuclear factor 4-gamma isoform X2 translates to MEGHDIQELAVTAKDSVIVRGGYPAPYSSPNGNADLGMAAGAVGGPVLNLPQVPVGNAACAICGDRATGKHYGAASCDGCKGFFRRSVRKNHQYTCRLVRKCQIDKDKRNQCRYCRLRKCFRAGMKKEAVQNERDRINNRPPSNENHTENSGPSMEDLLMAARHIGMLELGNPKEDVDPSTKRIAGLNDVCDSMKEQLLILIEWAKCIKEFETLPLDDKVALLRAHAGEHLLLGVARRSQIHKLTDVLLLGNDCIIMRNYPEGSNQQDLDISKVGVRVMDELVEPLKKIKIDDTEFACLKAIVFFDPNAKGLSNAETIRTLRKNIQIKLENYISDYRCHLTGHFGDILLLLPALQSISWQMIEQIQFVKLFGMAHIDNLLQEIFFGTTSEVNDTITSIPISNTAPGSYMSSNESPTSPLTPANTGNLSPQADQMPVMILRDLAPNQDFRFFKQEPSLEPETSF, encoded by the exons ATGCGGATTTGGGGATGGCCGCGGGGGCGGTCGGCGGCCCCGTCCTGAATCTACCTCAGGTTCCGGTGGGCAACGCTGCGTGTGCCATATGCGGTGATCGTGCCACCGGGAAGCACTACGGTGCCGCGTCTTGCGATGGTTGCAAGGGTTTCTTCCGGCGGTCTGTCAGAAAGAATCATCAGTACACGTGCAG ACTTGTGAGAAAATGTCAAATCGACAAAGACAAACGGAATCAGTGTAGATACTGCCGATTGCGCAAATGCTTCAGAGCCGGCATGAAAAAGGAGG CCGTACAAAACGAAAGAGACCGCATAAACAATCGACCACCGAGCAACGAAAATCACACAGAAAACAGCGGCCCGTCGATGGAAGACTTACTGATGGCTGCAAGGCATATCGGAATGCTTGAG CTAGGCAATCCGAAAGAAGACGTTGATCCTAGTACGAAGCGGATAGCTGGCTTGAACGACGTGTGCGATAGTATGAAGGAGCAATTGCTGATCCTGATCGAGTGGGCCAAATGCATCAAGGAATTTGAGACTCTACCGCTGGACGACAAAGTCGCGTTGCTAAGAGCCCATGCAGGTGAACACTTGCTGCTGGGGGTGGCGAGACGCAGCCAGATACATAAATTGACGGACGTGCTATTGCTTGGCAACGATTGCATCATCATGAGAAACTATCCTG AAGGAAGCAATCAGCAGGACTTAGATATCAGCAAGGTTGGCGTTAGAGTGATGGACGAACTGGTAGAACCGTTAAAGAAGATCAAGATCGACGACACGGAATTTGCTTGTCTCAAAGCAATCGTGTTCTTTGATCCGA aCGCGAAAGGTTTAAGCAATGCGGAGACAATTAGAACCCTGCGCAAAAACATTCAGATAAAACTTGAGAATTATATCAGCGATTATCGCTGTCACCTCACAGGACATTTTGGCGACATCCTGCTGTTGTTACCGGCTCTGCAGTCGATCTCGTGGCAGATGATCGAACAGATACAATTCGTCAAGCTATTCGGGATGGCGCATATCGACAATCTGCTTCAAGAGATATTTTTCGGCACCACATCGGAGGTAAACGACACTATCACATCGATACCGATCTCAAATACCGCGCCGGGCAGTTACATGAGCAGCAACGAGAGTCCTACCAGTCCTTTGACGCCAGCCAATACCGGTAACCTTAGTCCGCAGGCTGATCAAATGCCCGTTATGATCCTGAGGGATTTAGCGCCAAATCAGGATTTCAGGTTCTTCAAACAAGAACCAAGTCTCGAACCTGAGACCAGCTTCTGA
- the Hnf4 gene encoding hepatocyte nuclear factor 4-gamma isoform X4 yields the protein MGLADADLGMAAGAVGGPVLNLPQVPVGNAACAICGDRATGKHYGAASCDGCKGFFRRSVRKNHQYTCRLVRKCQIDKDKRNQCRYCRLRKCFRAGMKKEAVQNERDRINNRPPSNENHTENSGPSMEDLLMAARHIGMLELGNPKEDVDPSTKRIAGLNDVCDSMKEQLLILIEWAKCIKEFETLPLDDKVALLRAHAGEHLLLGVARRSQIHKLTDVLLLGNDCIIMRNYPVIPLQFAEGSNQQDLDISKVGVRVMDELVEPLKKIKIDDTEFACLKAIVFFDPNAKGLSNAETIRTLRKNIQIKLENYISDYRCHLTGHFGDILLLLPALQSISWQMIEQIQFVKLFGMAHIDNLLQEIFFGTTSEVNDTITSIPISNTAPGSYMSSNESPTSPLTPANTGNLSPQADQMPVMILRDLAPNQDFRFFKQEPSLEPETSF from the exons ATGGGCCTGGCAG ATGCGGATTTGGGGATGGCCGCGGGGGCGGTCGGCGGCCCCGTCCTGAATCTACCTCAGGTTCCGGTGGGCAACGCTGCGTGTGCCATATGCGGTGATCGTGCCACCGGGAAGCACTACGGTGCCGCGTCTTGCGATGGTTGCAAGGGTTTCTTCCGGCGGTCTGTCAGAAAGAATCATCAGTACACGTGCAG ACTTGTGAGAAAATGTCAAATCGACAAAGACAAACGGAATCAGTGTAGATACTGCCGATTGCGCAAATGCTTCAGAGCCGGCATGAAAAAGGAGG CCGTACAAAACGAAAGAGACCGCATAAACAATCGACCACCGAGCAACGAAAATCACACAGAAAACAGCGGCCCGTCGATGGAAGACTTACTGATGGCTGCAAGGCATATCGGAATGCTTGAG CTAGGCAATCCGAAAGAAGACGTTGATCCTAGTACGAAGCGGATAGCTGGCTTGAACGACGTGTGCGATAGTATGAAGGAGCAATTGCTGATCCTGATCGAGTGGGCCAAATGCATCAAGGAATTTGAGACTCTACCGCTGGACGACAAAGTCGCGTTGCTAAGAGCCCATGCAGGTGAACACTTGCTGCTGGGGGTGGCGAGACGCAGCCAGATACATAAATTGACGGACGTGCTATTGCTTGGCAACGATTGCATCATCATGAGAAACTATCCTG TAATACCGTTGCAATTCGCAGAAGGAAGCAATCAGCAGGACTTAGATATCAGCAAGGTTGGCGTTAGAGTGATGGACGAACTGGTAGAACCGTTAAAGAAGATCAAGATCGACGACACGGAATTTGCTTGTCTCAAAGCAATCGTGTTCTTTGATCCGA aCGCGAAAGGTTTAAGCAATGCGGAGACAATTAGAACCCTGCGCAAAAACATTCAGATAAAACTTGAGAATTATATCAGCGATTATCGCTGTCACCTCACAGGACATTTTGGCGACATCCTGCTGTTGTTACCGGCTCTGCAGTCGATCTCGTGGCAGATGATCGAACAGATACAATTCGTCAAGCTATTCGGGATGGCGCATATCGACAATCTGCTTCAAGAGATATTTTTCGGCACCACATCGGAGGTAAACGACACTATCACATCGATACCGATCTCAAATACCGCGCCGGGCAGTTACATGAGCAGCAACGAGAGTCCTACCAGTCCTTTGACGCCAGCCAATACCGGTAACCTTAGTCCGCAGGCTGATCAAATGCCCGTTATGATCCTGAGGGATTTAGCGCCAAATCAGGATTTCAGGTTCTTCAAACAAGAACCAAGTCTCGAACCTGAGACCAGCTTCTGA
- the LOC140669644 gene encoding CREB-binding protein, producing the protein MHNNPRQVPLNLSQESGTSTAGQPGLRQGTQGKMSVPTQAGTAKLSPDPKKCRLIQQHLVLLLHANMCQQRENQANGEMQQCTLPDCKFMKNILNHLRSCQAGKNCTVPLGSLSRKVICHWKHCNRSKCPVCSQIKQAKRRRTNLIQAFDIQPINQPHPSLSEMRMDCDTLKIQCPTTTPGLLPGQDVGVPVPGIAGPSGTLGNVNLPEQPQIPNEYDILLRNFVGCLKSFIM; encoded by the exons ATGCACAATAATCCACGCCAAGTTCCACTTAATCTCAGTCAGGAGTCAGGAACATCAACTGCAGGACAGCCAGGTCTACGGCAAGGTACTCAAGGAAAAATGTCTGTACCGACTCAAGCGg GAACAGCAAAATTGTCACCTGATCCTAAAAAATGTAGGCTTATTCAGCAGCATTTGGTACTACTTTTACATGCGAATATGTGCCAACAGAGAGAAAATCAAGCGAATGGCGAGATGCAACAATGTACCTTACCAGATTGTAAATTTATGAAGAATATTCTGAATCACTTGAGGAGTTGTCAAGCTGGCAAAAATTGCACTGTACCTCTCGGTAGTTTGTCCAGAAAGGTTATCTGTCATTGGAAACACTGCAATCGAAGTAAGTGCCCAGTCTGTTCACAGATAAAACAAGCAAAGAGACGCAGAACTAATCTCATTCaag cttTTGATATTCAACCAATTAATCAGCCACATCCGAGTTTATCTGAGATGAGAATGGATTGTGATACTTTAAAGATTCAATGTCCGACAACAACACCAGGACTCTTACCTGGCCAAGACGTTGGAGTGCCAGTGCCTGGCATCGCAGGTCCCTCAGGTACACTGGGCAATGTTAATTTACCAGAGCAACCTCAAATACCAAATGAGTATGATATtctattaagaaattttgtcGGTTGTTTGAAGAgctttataatgtaa
- the LOC140669277 gene encoding NEDD8-conjugating enzyme UBE2F translates to MITLRGKLKKDNDITNSKNNNRRVSIRDKLLIKEVQEMEQTLPITCQVTFKDPHCLHEFILLIVPDEGYWLGGRFYFQIYITEEYNMAPPMVKCLTKLWHPNISEDGDVCLSILRQSSIDGLGWAPTRKLKDVVWGLNSLFTDLLNFDDPLNREAADLFIKDKESFRSKVKDYVMQYAKR, encoded by the exons ATGATTACTTTACGTGGAAAACTGAAAAAGGACAATGATATAACAAATTCAAAGAACAACAATAGACGAGTTTCAATAcgtgataaattattgatcaaagag GTACAAGAAATGGAACAAACGTTGCCAATAACTTGTCAAGTCACATTCAAAGATCCACATTGTCTACATGAATTTATACTGTTAATTGTACCAGATGAAGGATATTGGCTCGGTGGTCGTTTCTATttccaaatttatataacagagGAATATAATATGGCG CCACCAATGGTAAAGTGCTTAACAAAATTATGGCATCCTAATATAAGTGAGGATGGTGACGTATGCCTTTCCATTTTAAGACAAAGTAGCATTGACGGATTGGGATGGGCACCAACACGCAAGCTAAAAGATGTTGTATGGGGTTTAAATTCGCTCTTTACT GATCTCTTAAATTTTGACGATCCTTTAAATAGAGAGGCagcagatttatttattaaggaCAAAGAATCTTTTCGAAGTAAAGTTAAAGATTATGTAATGCAATATGCAAAGAGAtga
- the Hnf4 gene encoding hepatocyte nuclear factor 4-gamma isoform X1: MEGHDIQELAVTAKDSVIVRGGYPAPYSSPNGNADLGMAAGAVGGPVLNLPQVPVGNAACAICGDRATGKHYGAASCDGCKGFFRRSVRKNHQYTCRLVRKCQIDKDKRNQCRYCRLRKCFRAGMKKEAVQNERDRINNRPPSNENHTENSGPSMEDLLMAARHIGMLELGNPKEDVDPSTKRIAGLNDVCDSMKEQLLILIEWAKCIKEFETLPLDDKVALLRAHAGEHLLLGVARRSQIHKLTDVLLLGNDCIIMRNYPVIPLQFAEGSNQQDLDISKVGVRVMDELVEPLKKIKIDDTEFACLKAIVFFDPNAKGLSNAETIRTLRKNIQIKLENYISDYRCHLTGHFGDILLLLPALQSISWQMIEQIQFVKLFGMAHIDNLLQEIFFGTTSEVNDTITSIPISNTAPGSYMSSNESPTSPLTPANTGNLSPQADQMPVMILRDLAPNQDFRFFKQEPSLEPETSF, translated from the exons ATGCGGATTTGGGGATGGCCGCGGGGGCGGTCGGCGGCCCCGTCCTGAATCTACCTCAGGTTCCGGTGGGCAACGCTGCGTGTGCCATATGCGGTGATCGTGCCACCGGGAAGCACTACGGTGCCGCGTCTTGCGATGGTTGCAAGGGTTTCTTCCGGCGGTCTGTCAGAAAGAATCATCAGTACACGTGCAG ACTTGTGAGAAAATGTCAAATCGACAAAGACAAACGGAATCAGTGTAGATACTGCCGATTGCGCAAATGCTTCAGAGCCGGCATGAAAAAGGAGG CCGTACAAAACGAAAGAGACCGCATAAACAATCGACCACCGAGCAACGAAAATCACACAGAAAACAGCGGCCCGTCGATGGAAGACTTACTGATGGCTGCAAGGCATATCGGAATGCTTGAG CTAGGCAATCCGAAAGAAGACGTTGATCCTAGTACGAAGCGGATAGCTGGCTTGAACGACGTGTGCGATAGTATGAAGGAGCAATTGCTGATCCTGATCGAGTGGGCCAAATGCATCAAGGAATTTGAGACTCTACCGCTGGACGACAAAGTCGCGTTGCTAAGAGCCCATGCAGGTGAACACTTGCTGCTGGGGGTGGCGAGACGCAGCCAGATACATAAATTGACGGACGTGCTATTGCTTGGCAACGATTGCATCATCATGAGAAACTATCCTG TAATACCGTTGCAATTCGCAGAAGGAAGCAATCAGCAGGACTTAGATATCAGCAAGGTTGGCGTTAGAGTGATGGACGAACTGGTAGAACCGTTAAAGAAGATCAAGATCGACGACACGGAATTTGCTTGTCTCAAAGCAATCGTGTTCTTTGATCCGA aCGCGAAAGGTTTAAGCAATGCGGAGACAATTAGAACCCTGCGCAAAAACATTCAGATAAAACTTGAGAATTATATCAGCGATTATCGCTGTCACCTCACAGGACATTTTGGCGACATCCTGCTGTTGTTACCGGCTCTGCAGTCGATCTCGTGGCAGATGATCGAACAGATACAATTCGTCAAGCTATTCGGGATGGCGCATATCGACAATCTGCTTCAAGAGATATTTTTCGGCACCACATCGGAGGTAAACGACACTATCACATCGATACCGATCTCAAATACCGCGCCGGGCAGTTACATGAGCAGCAACGAGAGTCCTACCAGTCCTTTGACGCCAGCCAATACCGGTAACCTTAGTCCGCAGGCTGATCAAATGCCCGTTATGATCCTGAGGGATTTAGCGCCAAATCAGGATTTCAGGTTCTTCAAACAAGAACCAAGTCTCGAACCTGAGACCAGCTTCTGA
- the Hnf4 gene encoding hepatocyte nuclear factor 4-gamma isoform X3, with product MKILENEDFLLDMQIADQINLDFMTDADLGMAAGAVGGPVLNLPQVPVGNAACAICGDRATGKHYGAASCDGCKGFFRRSVRKNHQYTCRLVRKCQIDKDKRNQCRYCRLRKCFRAGMKKEAVQNERDRINNRPPSNENHTENSGPSMEDLLMAARHIGMLELGNPKEDVDPSTKRIAGLNDVCDSMKEQLLILIEWAKCIKEFETLPLDDKVALLRAHAGEHLLLGVARRSQIHKLTDVLLLGNDCIIMRNYPVIPLQFAEGSNQQDLDISKVGVRVMDELVEPLKKIKIDDTEFACLKAIVFFDPNAKGLSNAETIRTLRKNIQIKLENYISDYRCHLTGHFGDILLLLPALQSISWQMIEQIQFVKLFGMAHIDNLLQEIFFGTTSEVNDTITSIPISNTAPGSYMSSNESPTSPLTPANTGNLSPQADQMPVMILRDLAPNQDFRFFKQEPSLEPETSF from the exons ATGAAAATACTTGAAAACGAAGATTTTCTTTTGGATATGCAAATTGCCGATCAGATCAATTTAGATTTCATGACTG ATGCGGATTTGGGGATGGCCGCGGGGGCGGTCGGCGGCCCCGTCCTGAATCTACCTCAGGTTCCGGTGGGCAACGCTGCGTGTGCCATATGCGGTGATCGTGCCACCGGGAAGCACTACGGTGCCGCGTCTTGCGATGGTTGCAAGGGTTTCTTCCGGCGGTCTGTCAGAAAGAATCATCAGTACACGTGCAG ACTTGTGAGAAAATGTCAAATCGACAAAGACAAACGGAATCAGTGTAGATACTGCCGATTGCGCAAATGCTTCAGAGCCGGCATGAAAAAGGAGG CCGTACAAAACGAAAGAGACCGCATAAACAATCGACCACCGAGCAACGAAAATCACACAGAAAACAGCGGCCCGTCGATGGAAGACTTACTGATGGCTGCAAGGCATATCGGAATGCTTGAG CTAGGCAATCCGAAAGAAGACGTTGATCCTAGTACGAAGCGGATAGCTGGCTTGAACGACGTGTGCGATAGTATGAAGGAGCAATTGCTGATCCTGATCGAGTGGGCCAAATGCATCAAGGAATTTGAGACTCTACCGCTGGACGACAAAGTCGCGTTGCTAAGAGCCCATGCAGGTGAACACTTGCTGCTGGGGGTGGCGAGACGCAGCCAGATACATAAATTGACGGACGTGCTATTGCTTGGCAACGATTGCATCATCATGAGAAACTATCCTG TAATACCGTTGCAATTCGCAGAAGGAAGCAATCAGCAGGACTTAGATATCAGCAAGGTTGGCGTTAGAGTGATGGACGAACTGGTAGAACCGTTAAAGAAGATCAAGATCGACGACACGGAATTTGCTTGTCTCAAAGCAATCGTGTTCTTTGATCCGA aCGCGAAAGGTTTAAGCAATGCGGAGACAATTAGAACCCTGCGCAAAAACATTCAGATAAAACTTGAGAATTATATCAGCGATTATCGCTGTCACCTCACAGGACATTTTGGCGACATCCTGCTGTTGTTACCGGCTCTGCAGTCGATCTCGTGGCAGATGATCGAACAGATACAATTCGTCAAGCTATTCGGGATGGCGCATATCGACAATCTGCTTCAAGAGATATTTTTCGGCACCACATCGGAGGTAAACGACACTATCACATCGATACCGATCTCAAATACCGCGCCGGGCAGTTACATGAGCAGCAACGAGAGTCCTACCAGTCCTTTGACGCCAGCCAATACCGGTAACCTTAGTCCGCAGGCTGATCAAATGCCCGTTATGATCCTGAGGGATTTAGCGCCAAATCAGGATTTCAGGTTCTTCAAACAAGAACCAAGTCTCGAACCTGAGACCAGCTTCTGA
- the Psf3 gene encoding DNA replication complex GINS protein PSF3, which yields MATLSYSYMPDYFSLTDILCTEERISCKVEVTLPRLGFLDLSSESEDLKIGTKVELPLWLAQPLNIVKESIVSIDIPKTYKEGYREILLADACTVVLNKWNPYYYELGMYLRKFNNRDCEMIIDSLLLTFRSRFRLVMDWAQNPVSDPTLNSLLPRLERDLFLVGRTAKLQLNEWLSKGSSVIETSQSAVNLKKRKRTDYELD from the exons atggcgACCTTGTCATACAGTTATATGCCTGATTACTTTTCCTTGacagatattttatgtactGAGGAACGAATATCGTGTAAAGTCGAGGTTACACTACCTCGTTTAG GTTTCCTAGATCTTTCTTCTGAATctgaagatttaaaaataggtacaaAAGTAGAGCTTCCACTGTGGCTAGCACAGCCGCTGAATATAGTGAAAGAATCAATAGTCAGTATAGACATACCTAAAACATACAAGGAAGGCTATAG GGAAATTTTATTAGCAGATGCCTGTACTGTTGTACTAAATAAGTGGAATCCGTATTATTATGAACTAGGAatgtatttaagaaaatttaataatcgcgATTGTGAAATGATAATTGACAGTTTGTTATTg ACTTTCAGATCACGATTTAGATTAGTTATGGACTGGGCACAAAATCCTGTTTCCGACCCTACGCTTAATAGTTTACTACCAAGATTAGaaagagatttatttcttgtaGGTAGGACAgctaaattacaattaaatgaaTGGTTAAGTAAAGGTTCGAGCGTTATCGAAACTTCGCAAAGTGCAGTAAATCTTAAGAAACGTAAACGAACAGATTATGAACTTGATTAA